From Acipenser ruthenus chromosome 23, fAciRut3.2 maternal haplotype, whole genome shotgun sequence, the proteins below share one genomic window:
- the LOC117431569 gene encoding pantothenate kinase 3 codes for MKIKDAKKPSFPWFGMDIGGTLVKLVYFEPIDISAEEEQEEVESLKSIRKYLTSNVAYGSTGIRDTHLELKNHTLLGRRGNLHFIRFPTHDLPTFIQMGHDKNFSTLHTVLCATGGGAFKFEQEFRTIGNLQLHKKDELDCLVKGLLYIDSPSFNGQAECYYYENAMEPEKCQKMPYNLEDPYPLLVVNIGSGVSILAVYSKDNYKRVSGTSLGGGTFLGLCSLLTGCDSFEEALEMASKGDSTRADKLVKDIYGGHYERFDLPGWAVASSFGNMIHKEKRDAVSKEDLARATLVTITNNIGWIAKMCAVSEKIDRVVFVGNFLRVNTLSMKLLSDALKYWSHGQQKALFLEHEGYFGAVGALLGLLDVD; via the exons ATGAAAATCAAGGATGCCAAAAAACCAT CCTTCCCCTGGTTCGGCATGGACATCGGCGGGACGCTGGTGAAGCTGGTGTACTTCGAGCCCATCGACATCTCGgcagaggaggagcaggaggaggtggAGAGCCTGAAGAGTATCCGAAAGTACCTGACCTCCAACGTGGCGTACGGCTCGACGGGCATCCGCGACACCCACCTGGAGCTCAAGAACCACACCCTGCTGGGGCGCCGTGGCAACCTGCACTTCATCCGCTTCCCCACCCATGACCTGCCCACCTTCATCCAGATGGGCCACGACAAGAACTTCTCCACCCTGCACACCGTGCTCTGCGCCACCGGCGGAGGGGCCTTCAAGTTTGAGCAGGAGTTCCGCACG ATTGGAAACCTGCAGTTGCACAAAAAAGACGAGCTGGACTGCCTGGTGAAAGGGCTTCTCTACATCGATTCCCCCagtttcaatggccaggctgagTGCTACTACTACGAGAACGCCATGGAACCGGAGAAGTGCCAGAAGATGCCTTATAACCTGGAGGACCCCTACCCCCTGCTGGTGGTCAACATTGGCTCGGGGGTCAGCATCCTGGCTGTGTACTCCAAAgacaactacaagagggtgtctgGAACCAG tcTAGGAGGAGGGACTTTCTTGGGCCTGTGCAGCTTGCTGACAGGCTGTGACAGTTTTGAGGAGGCCCTAGAGATGGCTTCAAAGGGGGACAGCACCCGCGCGGACAAGCTGGTGAAGGATATTTACGGCGGGCACTATGAACGGTTCGACCTGCCAGGATGGGCTGTGGCTTCCAG CTTTGGAAACATGATCCACAAAGAGAAGCGAGATGCCGTCAGTAAAGAGGACTTGGCAAGAGCTACCTTGGTGACCATCACCAACAACATTGGCTGGATAGCAAAGATGTGCGCTGTGAGCGAG AAAATAGACCGAGTGGTCTTTGTCGGCAACTTCTTGCGTGTGAACACCCTGTCGATGAAGCTCCTGTCCGACGCACTGAAATACTGGTCACATGGGCAGCAGAAGGCGCTGTTCCTTGAACACGAG GGCTACTTTGGGGCAGTGGGTGCCCTCCTTGGTCTGCTTGACGTCGACTAG